A part of Curtobacterium sp. MCLR17_036 genomic DNA contains:
- a CDS encoding glycosyltransferase, with protein sequence MSQGRPVVLITAFACDPRLPSEPTIGWEYLRTWLRIAAEHDLDVVAVMNERSRAATTDALRSEGADTSRLELVSPAEPRWSRILGHHRLTRLEHVAWGLRTPAAVRNTIDVDRIVLARHVTFASELLPAPITWLTGRSFTVWGPVGSTGRADAYLYAPRPRDWLLRYLVQRLRDRLSAIAARRTGRRVGLSLVTSAALADQLRAAGASVRVFPNTRPIIVDAPGEPTTRRETAHAGIAILSVGNLVPLKRIELTIAALATTELADARLRVAGKPAPGRENHLADLARRLGVAERVEFLGQVPREDVIREMHRADVLVHLSAREGGSGVVGEATSVGLPVVVFEGTGAAAVLEYAGAPGVMVPRTRLRSTRSIAEAIVEAAAQPRRRSDVWTPDRLLDAERALLRESLERTAR encoded by the coding sequence ATGAGCCAGGGGCGACCGGTCGTCCTCATCACTGCGTTCGCGTGCGATCCGCGGCTCCCCAGCGAGCCGACGATCGGCTGGGAGTACCTCCGCACCTGGCTGAGGATCGCAGCTGAACACGACCTCGACGTGGTCGCCGTGATGAACGAGCGCTCACGGGCGGCCACCACGGATGCGCTCCGATCCGAGGGTGCCGACACCTCGCGGTTGGAGCTGGTCAGTCCTGCTGAACCGCGGTGGTCGCGGATCCTCGGTCATCACCGTTTGACCCGGCTGGAGCACGTCGCATGGGGACTGCGCACACCTGCCGCCGTCCGCAACACGATCGACGTCGACCGGATCGTGCTTGCTCGGCACGTCACCTTCGCGAGCGAACTACTTCCCGCGCCGATCACCTGGCTCACTGGCCGGTCGTTCACCGTGTGGGGGCCTGTGGGGTCGACCGGGCGTGCCGACGCCTACTTGTACGCACCGCGCCCGAGGGACTGGCTCCTGCGGTACCTCGTGCAGCGACTCCGTGACCGACTCAGCGCGATCGCCGCCCGACGCACCGGCCGACGAGTGGGGCTGAGCCTCGTCACGTCCGCCGCTCTCGCCGACCAGCTGCGCGCGGCGGGAGCGAGCGTCAGGGTGTTCCCGAACACCCGCCCGATCATCGTCGACGCACCAGGTGAGCCCACGACCCGCCGTGAGACGGCTCACGCGGGCATCGCGATCCTCTCGGTGGGCAACCTCGTGCCCTTGAAACGCATCGAACTCACGATCGCCGCGCTGGCGACGACAGAGCTCGCCGACGCGCGGTTGCGAGTCGCCGGAAAACCGGCGCCGGGGCGCGAGAACCACCTCGCGGATCTCGCACGCCGACTCGGTGTCGCGGAGCGCGTCGAGTTCCTCGGGCAAGTACCGCGTGAAGACGTCATCCGCGAGATGCACCGAGCCGACGTGCTCGTGCACCTGTCGGCTCGGGAAGGTGGTTCCGGAGTGGTCGGCGAAGCCACCTCTGTAGGGCTGCCTGTCGTGGTGTTCGAGGGAACGGGCGCCGCTGCCGTCCTCGAGTACGCCGGCGCCCCGGGTGTCATGGTCCCGAGGACGCGCCTCCGTTCGACACGGTCCATCGCCGAGGCCATCGTGGAAGCGGCAGCGCAACCCCGTCGCCGCAGCGACGTCTGGACGCCGGATCGGCTCCTCGACGCAGAGCGGGCACTCCTTCGCGAATCCCTCGAACGGACCGCGCGGTGA
- a CDS encoding glycosyltransferase family 2 protein, which yields MASDHAKQGLSVVLVTFNSADVVVTALEALATTSDVELVVVDNASADDSVAVVRRSWPDAVVIENSENVGFARAVNAGVRASSGALVMLLNPDAQIAPAAVELLRAAARAHPGDVVAPFIEQPAPQRIVSAGRMPTVWRMLTHYSGLSRLAPSVPLFEGHYLLPRQVHRTMSVQWVTGACFLVPRATWDDVGGLDERWFMYAEDIEFCLRVRRSGHRLWLVPAARAGHLVGRSDSRATATTNPAWVLNLRDFYATDLAPNRAAVALWTAVVAAGLAVRGALAALRRGVRNPAARSLLGYSSALLRRRR from the coding sequence ATGGCATCTGATCATGCCAAGCAAGGGCTGTCGGTGGTCTTGGTGACGTTCAACAGCGCGGATGTCGTCGTCACCGCCCTCGAGGCCCTGGCCACGACATCCGACGTCGAACTCGTGGTCGTCGACAACGCCTCCGCGGACGACAGCGTTGCGGTCGTGCGCCGTTCCTGGCCGGACGCCGTCGTCATCGAGAACAGCGAGAACGTCGGCTTCGCTCGCGCGGTGAACGCAGGCGTCCGCGCCTCGTCCGGTGCACTGGTCATGCTGCTCAATCCGGACGCCCAGATCGCTCCAGCCGCCGTGGAGCTCCTCAGGGCCGCAGCCCGCGCGCATCCCGGGGACGTCGTCGCGCCGTTCATCGAGCAGCCTGCCCCACAGCGGATCGTCTCCGCCGGCAGGATGCCAACGGTGTGGCGGATGCTCACCCACTACTCCGGCTTGTCCCGCCTGGCGCCGTCCGTCCCGCTGTTCGAGGGGCACTACCTGTTGCCCCGACAAGTGCACCGCACCATGTCGGTGCAGTGGGTCACCGGGGCCTGCTTCCTGGTGCCCCGTGCTACCTGGGATGACGTAGGCGGTCTCGACGAGCGGTGGTTCATGTACGCCGAGGACATCGAGTTCTGCCTCCGTGTCCGTCGTTCCGGGCACCGGCTCTGGCTGGTGCCTGCTGCGAGAGCAGGGCATCTGGTGGGTCGGAGCGACTCACGAGCAACCGCAACCACGAATCCGGCCTGGGTGCTGAACCTCCGCGACTTCTATGCGACGGACCTTGCCCCGAACCGCGCCGCCGTGGCGCTCTGGACCGCCGTGGTGGCGGCCGGTCTCGCAGTCCGCGGCGCCCTCGCAGCACTGCGACGGGGAGTGCGGAATCCCGCCGCCCGGAGCTTGCTCGGGTACAGCTCGGCACTCCTCCGGAGGCGACGATGA
- a CDS encoding acyltransferase has protein sequence MSILDALYVRLRGRPMSPDVPARVFRQFAITKALQAVGGLTLPRRFTDIGPRFRARGVVLRHPQYIRIEAGTALDRGVTIDGFAQRGVRLGKNVTVGAGAEIRGSGVIAEPGVGVRVGDRTAVGRANVIWGQGGVTIGRDCLLGPNVTIVSENHRFDSVAVPIREQGHDRAPVVIGDDCWIGAGAVVLKGVTIGSGAVIAAGAVVTKDVPDHAVVAGVPARLRADRKQTDGI, from the coding sequence ATGAGCATCCTCGACGCCCTCTACGTCCGCCTCCGGGGCCGACCGATGAGTCCCGACGTGCCAGCACGCGTGTTCCGCCAGTTCGCCATCACGAAGGCGCTGCAGGCGGTGGGCGGTCTCACCCTGCCACGACGGTTCACCGACATCGGCCCCCGTTTCCGCGCACGCGGCGTCGTCCTGCGGCATCCTCAGTACATCCGGATCGAGGCTGGCACAGCCCTCGACCGTGGCGTCACGATCGACGGTTTCGCTCAGCGCGGCGTCCGGTTGGGGAAGAACGTGACCGTCGGCGCCGGTGCCGAGATCCGCGGCAGCGGCGTCATCGCGGAACCGGGAGTGGGAGTCCGCGTCGGTGACCGGACCGCAGTCGGCCGTGCGAACGTGATCTGGGGACAAGGCGGTGTCACCATCGGACGAGACTGTCTGCTCGGTCCGAACGTGACCATCGTCAGCGAGAACCACCGGTTCGACTCCGTCGCCGTCCCGATCCGCGAACAGGGCCACGACCGCGCCCCGGTCGTCATCGGTGATGACTGCTGGATCGGAGCGGGAGCGGTTGTCCTGAAGGGCGTGACGATCGGTTCAGGCGCAGTGATTGCGGCTGGCGCCGTCGTCACGAAGGACGTTCCGGACCACGCCGTCGTCGCGGGGGTGCCGGCACGGCTGCGCGCCGATAGGAAGCAAACCGATGGCATCTGA
- a CDS encoding glycosyltransferase family 1 protein, whose amino-acid sequence MHPLINAVALPLAHRWHGPFDATLAQNFAARVEGSGVFVHDVLFQSNPEWFTRTERIYLSAIPRSARRAAVVFTSSHSEQQRISTRNPRLRRVEATGLGLPSAILLSQGTADPDLEPGRFLLTVGRLNIRKNVGSVIESALRSARVSPAMPLVVVGSPDGRGEGLSARARAAVADGSIRFTGAVDDARLAWLYRECRLMLFLSLDEGYGLPPMEAAASGAPVVASERPVFREVLGGAASYVDPLDVDSIAEVVQAELDRPWRRDPRSAPGARSWTEVAASIRAGFARETA is encoded by the coding sequence ACTTCGCCGCTCGGGTGGAGGGCAGCGGCGTCTTCGTGCACGACGTCTTGTTCCAGTCGAACCCCGAGTGGTTCACACGCACCGAGCGGATCTACCTGAGCGCGATCCCGAGGTCGGCCCGCCGGGCTGCAGTCGTCTTCACGTCGTCGCACTCCGAGCAGCAGCGCATCAGCACGCGGAACCCGCGGCTGCGACGGGTCGAGGCGACCGGCCTCGGCCTGCCCTCGGCCATCCTGCTGTCGCAGGGCACGGCAGACCCCGACCTCGAGCCGGGCCGGTTCCTGCTCACCGTCGGACGATTGAACATCAGGAAGAACGTCGGCTCGGTCATCGAGAGCGCTCTCCGGTCGGCGCGGGTCAGCCCCGCGATGCCGCTCGTCGTCGTCGGCAGTCCGGACGGCCGCGGCGAGGGGCTGTCGGCCCGCGCTCGAGCTGCGGTTGCCGACGGCTCGATCAGGTTCACCGGCGCGGTCGACGATGCCCGACTCGCATGGTTGTACCGCGAGTGTCGGCTCATGCTCTTCCTCTCGCTCGACGAGGGCTACGGCCTTCCTCCGATGGAGGCAGCGGCCAGCGGAGCGCCCGTCGTTGCGTCGGAACGTCCGGTGTTCCGGGAAGTCCTGGGAGGAGCGGCGTCCTACGTCGACCCGCTCGACGTCGACAGCATTGCCGAGGTCGTGCAGGCTGAACTCGACCGGCCGTGGCGGCGGGACCCTCGCAGCGCTCCGGGAGCGCGCTCGTGGACCGAGGTGGCTGCTTCGATCCGCGCCGGATTCGCAAGGGAGACTGCCTGA